In one window of Pseudoalteromonas sp. GCY DNA:
- a CDS encoding thiol-disulfide oxidoreductase DCC family protein: MIVFYDGNCPLCVSEMNELKRFDQHNKIDLVNIHDNRFSTEFPEIEHEAAMAKLHGYDNQGKLILGLDVTAAAWGQVGKHRWIKLLRLPIIRTIADGVYLFFAKHRMKISKLLFPNQCSMHNSGDCNHD; encoded by the coding sequence ATGATTGTATTTTACGATGGTAACTGTCCGTTGTGTGTGAGTGAAATGAATGAACTCAAACGTTTCGATCAACACAATAAAATTGATTTGGTGAACATTCATGATAATCGCTTCTCTACCGAGTTTCCCGAGATAGAGCATGAAGCGGCAATGGCTAAACTTCACGGTTATGATAACCAAGGCAAGTTGATTTTAGGACTAGATGTAACCGCAGCGGCTTGGGGTCAAGTTGGCAAACATCGCTGGATAAAATTATTGAGATTACCCATCATTCGAACAATTGCAGACGGCGTTTATCTGTTTTTTGCAAAGCATAGAATGAAAATTTCTAAACTTCTATTCCCAAATCAATGCAGTATGCACAATAGTGGGGACTGCAATCATGACTAA
- the ppc gene encoding phosphoenolpyruvate carboxylase, which produces MTEQYASLRSNVSLLGQMLGQIIQQAQGQETLDKVEEIRHLAKSSRSGNDSDRQALIDTLRSLSDEALLPVARSFNHFLNLANVAEQFHTISKSGSPDGVMIEVDKALDELQSKVDAGALTLNEVADVISKLKIDLVLTAHPTEVTRRTIINKHVELSECLKVLEVTSGEDPVYDEVIDRIEQLISQAWHTSDIREKRPTPLDEAKWGFAVIENSLWEAVPKFVRYFNAQVKTRLNLQLPANFSPIQLTSWMGGDRDGNPFVTSHVTQSVLDHGRWMALDLYRRDLEILGAELSMSNASESFIARSDGSNEPYRHVLKQVRAEVEETIAALEYKIKGTPSHYQDKIKQVSQLREPLEACYRSLVDCRMANIADGLLLDVLRRIDCFGVSLCKLDIRQDSARHTEVFSELTRYLGLGDYAQWQEADKQAFLLTELSSRRPLLPRHWQPSSNVQEVLETFATIADQDQNALGIYIISMAQSASDILAVHLLLQESGCKFNLPVAPLFETLDDLNNAQSVISGLFENTWYKGTIGAKQYVMIGYSDSAKDAGMMAAGWAQYDAMEKLVNLADSKGVELVLFHGRGGTIGRGGAPAAQALRSQPPGSLKSGLRVTEQGEMIRFKFGLPKVAMQSLSIYTSAILQSNLLPPPRPELKWVEVMETISEASCKKYRSIVRENPEFVPYFRMATPEQELSKLPLGSRPSKRNPNGGVESLRAIPWIFAWSQNRLMLPAWLGAKEGLEAAVETFGKDMLQEMSAKWPFFRTRLEMLEMVFCKADLWLSEMYDASLVSDEYRGLGDELRDNLQQAIELIRGLAPESSLLSQQPWIKESIGLRNPYTDPLNLLQIELLKRVREETNHDLELALMITMTGIAAGMRNTG; this is translated from the coding sequence ATGACTGAGCAATACGCAAGCCTACGTAGTAATGTGAGCCTTTTGGGGCAGATGTTAGGGCAAATTATTCAACAAGCGCAGGGTCAAGAGACGCTAGACAAAGTTGAAGAAATTAGGCACCTAGCAAAATCCTCGAGGAGCGGTAATGATTCAGATAGGCAAGCGCTAATTGACACCTTACGTAGCCTAAGCGATGAAGCGCTACTTCCCGTTGCTCGCTCATTTAATCATTTCTTAAATCTGGCGAATGTCGCAGAACAATTCCACACCATTTCAAAATCGGGTTCTCCAGACGGCGTGATGATCGAAGTCGATAAGGCGCTTGATGAATTGCAAAGTAAAGTCGATGCTGGTGCGCTGACACTAAACGAAGTTGCAGATGTAATAAGCAAACTAAAAATCGATTTGGTGCTAACCGCTCACCCGACGGAAGTAACACGCAGAACCATCATCAATAAACACGTTGAGCTGAGTGAATGTTTAAAAGTGCTTGAGGTGACCTCAGGTGAGGATCCTGTCTACGATGAGGTCATTGACCGCATTGAGCAGTTGATCTCACAAGCGTGGCACACTAGCGATATTAGAGAAAAGCGACCTACGCCACTGGATGAAGCAAAGTGGGGGTTCGCGGTTATTGAAAATAGTCTTTGGGAAGCCGTGCCTAAGTTTGTACGGTATTTCAACGCCCAAGTGAAAACGCGATTAAACTTACAACTACCAGCCAATTTTAGCCCTATTCAGCTCACTTCTTGGATGGGGGGCGATAGAGACGGCAACCCGTTTGTTACTTCTCATGTTACGCAATCTGTGCTTGATCATGGCCGCTGGATGGCGCTTGATTTATATCGTCGCGATCTAGAAATCTTGGGCGCAGAACTCTCTATGAGTAATGCATCCGAAAGCTTTATAGCGCGATCGGACGGCAGTAATGAACCTTATCGTCATGTGTTAAAGCAAGTACGCGCTGAGGTAGAAGAAACCATTGCAGCCTTGGAATATAAAATCAAAGGCACACCCTCTCATTATCAGGACAAGATTAAACAGGTATCACAGTTAAGAGAGCCACTAGAGGCGTGTTATCGCTCGCTGGTTGATTGTCGCATGGCTAATATTGCCGATGGTTTGTTGTTGGATGTATTAAGACGAATTGACTGTTTTGGTGTGTCTTTATGTAAGTTAGATATTCGCCAAGATTCCGCCAGACATACTGAAGTGTTTTCTGAATTAACACGCTATTTGGGTCTTGGTGATTATGCCCAGTGGCAAGAAGCAGACAAGCAAGCTTTCTTATTAACCGAGCTAAGCTCGAGACGACCGTTACTGCCGCGTCATTGGCAACCTTCTTCCAATGTTCAAGAGGTGCTAGAGACATTTGCAACGATTGCAGATCAAGACCAAAACGCACTTGGCATTTACATTATCTCAATGGCGCAAAGTGCCTCAGATATTCTCGCCGTGCATTTATTACTCCAAGAAAGCGGGTGTAAATTCAACTTACCGGTAGCCCCGTTATTTGAAACGCTGGATGATTTAAATAATGCACAATCTGTGATCAGCGGGTTATTTGAGAACACTTGGTATAAAGGCACGATTGGTGCCAAGCAATATGTCATGATCGGCTATTCCGACTCTGCAAAAGACGCAGGAATGATGGCGGCAGGATGGGCGCAGTATGATGCAATGGAAAAACTGGTTAACCTTGCTGATTCGAAGGGCGTTGAGCTGGTGCTTTTCCATGGTCGTGGAGGCACGATTGGTCGTGGAGGTGCGCCTGCAGCACAAGCGCTGAGATCTCAGCCGCCAGGTTCGCTAAAAAGTGGTTTGCGAGTAACCGAGCAAGGTGAAATGATCCGCTTTAAATTTGGTTTACCTAAAGTCGCGATGCAAAGTCTATCTATTTATACCAGTGCGATTTTACAAAGTAATTTGTTGCCGCCCCCACGACCCGAACTGAAATGGGTAGAGGTAATGGAGACGATCAGTGAAGCTTCCTGCAAAAAGTATCGCAGTATTGTTCGAGAGAACCCTGAGTTTGTTCCTTACTTTAGAATGGCAACGCCAGAACAAGAGCTGTCTAAATTACCGCTAGGCTCAAGACCTTCTAAACGTAATCCAAATGGCGGAGTAGAGAGTTTGAGGGCTATTCCTTGGATTTTTGCATGGAGTCAAAATCGCTTGATGTTGCCTGCTTGGCTGGGGGCGAAAGAAGGTCTTGAAGCTGCCGTAGAAACGTTTGGTAAAGACATGCTGCAAGAAATGAGTGCAAAGTGGCCATTTTTTAGAACCCGTTTAGAAATGCTCGAAATGGTATTTTGTAAAGCCGACCTTTGGCTCAGCGAGATGTATGATGCAAGTCTAGTTAGTGATGAATATAGAGGCCTAGGGGATGAGTTAAGAGACAACCTGCAACAAGCCATCGAGCTTATTCGCGGCCTTGCGCCTGAGTCATCGTTGTTGTCACAGCAACCTTGGATCAAAGAATCAATCGGGCTGAGAAACCCGTATACCGATCCTCTTAATTTGTTACAAATTGAACTGTTAAAGCGTGTGCGTGAAGAAACCAATCACGATTTGGAACTGGCACTCATGATCACGATGACAGGGATAGCGGCGGGGATGCGCAATACGGGTTAG
- a CDS encoding DUF6279 family lipoprotein: protein MKKLMALALCLLCLAGCSQRLAYNNLGWLASYYISDYVELTDEQEEKLKADVESLVAWHRESELPKYKSHIQSLLKHWQTMTESDMVHMVYTTRNYWYSVVEAVYPKLETHLNSLNREQREMLIANVEKEMLDDDWEEGDQFNRYERWLGDLSDKQKRLINEYYEQGEFARQVWRAHEQRRFSQFNQALFLSGTEQVSPELLQKAVVTTPTALPERILDIQARRIKEYASLAVKLKGTMSDKQKKHFKEELEELLELLESL, encoded by the coding sequence ATGAAGAAATTAATGGCACTGGCACTATGTTTACTGTGTTTGGCTGGATGTAGTCAAAGATTGGCCTATAACAACCTTGGATGGTTAGCGAGTTATTATATTTCCGATTATGTTGAGTTGACGGATGAGCAAGAGGAAAAGTTGAAGGCGGATGTAGAATCTTTGGTTGCGTGGCATCGGGAGTCGGAGCTGCCAAAATACAAATCTCATATCCAATCACTGCTAAAGCACTGGCAAACCATGACAGAGAGCGACATGGTACATATGGTGTATACCACACGAAACTATTGGTATTCAGTCGTTGAAGCCGTATATCCCAAGTTAGAAACACACCTAAATTCGCTTAACCGTGAACAGCGAGAAATGCTGATAGCCAACGTAGAAAAAGAAATGTTGGACGATGATTGGGAGGAAGGTGATCAATTCAATCGCTATGAACGTTGGCTTGGTGATTTGAGTGATAAACAAAAGAGGCTTATTAACGAATATTACGAGCAAGGCGAGTTTGCACGTCAGGTGTGGCGTGCACATGAACAAAGGCGATTTAGTCAGTTTAACCAAGCTTTGTTTCTGAGCGGAACTGAGCAAGTTTCACCTGAGCTGTTGCAGAAGGCGGTAGTTACCACACCCACAGCGCTTCCTGAGCGCATCCTAGATATTCAAGCAAGGCGAATAAAAGAGTACGCAAGTCTCGCTGTTAAACTCAAGGGCACCATGAGCGACAAACAAAAGAAACACTTTAAAGAAGAGCTCGAAGAATTACTTGAGCTCTTGGAATCGTTGTAG
- a CDS encoding porin, with protein sequence MTASKSLVALAVASATLSASALAADYSIYGKAEVQIANTDKGVMRYTKEGTQIDAPFSRIGVKGAHGLSSDLKLVYKYEVQVKGFEHDDTTEPFSARNTYVGLEGKFGTVLVGRNDTRFKFSEGKIDQFNETQSDIAQVLAGQDRVGDSITYSSPKWNDFSFSLTYTPKDDASNDETGFAATAIYGDRALKNKDYYVALSHTDSIGNLVATRIALAYKWQKLQLGAIIQDSENLAKDKSGNGYVLSASYQLDDNWRPKLQFAKDSSGLRHSEDATQWTLGTDYIFDKQTNLYVMATQLDLETQDDTSIAVGLKYKF encoded by the coding sequence ATGACAGCAAGTAAATCTTTAGTGGCGTTGGCAGTTGCCAGTGCAACGTTATCAGCCTCTGCGTTAGCCGCAGACTACAGCATTTATGGTAAAGCAGAAGTTCAAATTGCCAACACAGACAAAGGCGTGATGCGCTATACCAAAGAGGGCACACAAATTGACGCACCATTTTCAAGAATTGGTGTAAAAGGCGCTCATGGATTATCAAGCGATCTAAAACTCGTCTACAAATACGAAGTACAAGTTAAAGGTTTTGAACACGACGATACCACCGAGCCATTTTCAGCAAGGAACACCTATGTTGGCCTTGAAGGTAAATTTGGTACGGTTTTAGTGGGCAGAAACGACACGCGTTTTAAATTCAGTGAAGGTAAAATCGATCAATTTAACGAAACCCAAAGTGATATTGCCCAAGTGCTAGCAGGCCAAGACAGAGTTGGTGATTCAATTACCTATTCTTCACCTAAATGGAACGACTTTTCTTTTTCTCTGACCTACACACCTAAAGACGACGCGAGCAACGACGAAACCGGGTTTGCAGCTACCGCAATTTATGGTGACCGAGCATTAAAAAATAAAGATTACTATGTTGCTCTGAGTCATACCGACAGTATTGGTAATTTGGTTGCTACGCGTATCGCGTTGGCTTACAAGTGGCAAAAGCTACAACTTGGTGCCATCATCCAAGACAGTGAAAATCTAGCGAAAGACAAATCAGGTAATGGCTATGTGCTAAGCGCAAGTTACCAACTCGACGATAATTGGCGTCCGAAGCTACAGTTTGCCAAAGACTCAAGCGGATTACGCCACAGTGAAGATGCGACTCAGTGGACGCTAGGTACAGACTATATTTTTGATAAACAAACTAACTTGTATGTGATGGCAACGCAGCTCGACCTTGAAACACAAGACGATACTAGCATCGCTGTTGGCTTAAAATATAAGTTTTAA
- a CDS encoding DUF2986 domain-containing protein: MNRKKKIYETLKKKDKRANAKLHKSNKPRYISKAEREKIAAQQQDGDELNSENNKH, from the coding sequence ATGAACCGCAAAAAGAAAATTTACGAAACCTTAAAGAAAAAAGACAAGCGTGCTAATGCTAAACTCCACAAAAGCAACAAACCCCGTTATATTTCAAAAGCAGAGCGTGAAAAAATCGCAGCCCAGCAGCAAGACGGTGATGAATTAAATAGCGAAAACAACAAGCATTAA
- a CDS encoding tetratricopeptide repeat protein yields the protein MLSRISKACIAIALLSQAPLATAGLEEGIDALNAGRFEEALQEFNYLAEMNYAPGIYQLGVMYEGGYGVVKNPRKAAELFQQAVKLGEADAMFALAVMYDEGRGVKKDRSKYVELMTRAANKNMPAAQFNVALMYSNGDGVPQSYRHALNWYEKAAANNYTLAMFNLALMYFQGLGVEKSIERSYVWNTLAEFNGYAEATKSRALDEKQLSPSQIEQAKELANSIYERIQAGKYVAETRTK from the coding sequence ATGTTAAGCAGGATTTCAAAAGCATGTATCGCCATTGCACTATTAAGCCAAGCACCTTTGGCAACAGCGGGATTGGAAGAAGGCATAGACGCACTCAATGCTGGCAGGTTTGAAGAAGCACTACAAGAATTCAATTATTTAGCTGAAATGAACTACGCCCCAGGCATTTATCAACTCGGTGTAATGTACGAAGGCGGCTATGGTGTCGTCAAAAATCCGCGTAAAGCTGCAGAGTTATTTCAACAAGCCGTTAAACTCGGTGAAGCCGACGCAATGTTCGCGCTCGCAGTCATGTATGACGAAGGTCGCGGCGTTAAAAAAGACCGCTCTAAATACGTTGAGTTAATGACCAGAGCGGCAAACAAAAACATGCCAGCCGCGCAATTTAACGTAGCCCTAATGTATTCAAACGGAGACGGTGTACCACAAAGTTACCGCCACGCACTTAACTGGTATGAAAAAGCCGCCGCAAACAACTACACCTTAGCCATGTTTAACCTAGCACTCATGTATTTTCAGGGCTTAGGAGTCGAGAAAAGTATTGAACGCTCGTACGTATGGAACACATTAGCAGAGTTTAATGGCTATGCTGAAGCCACAAAGAGCCGAGCACTCGACGAAAAACAGCTTTCCCCTTCACAAATCGAACAAGCAAAAGAACTCGCAAATAGTATTTACGAGCGAATTCAAGCCGGTAAATACGTAGCTGAAACACGCACTAAGTAA
- a CDS encoding SLC13 family permease codes for MTEENKKTINTQLFLWLGPLVMLLICLVEPPSGMSVEAWRTAGLAFWLASWWITEAVPIPAASLLPLVISPLVGIASIKAVAAPFAHPLIYLFLGGFLLSIAMERWGLHKRIALNTMLFAGTKPSIQILAMMGVTAFLSMWMSNTATAVMMLPIALSVIHLVKEQGGDSQSFAKALLLSIAYGASIGGIATLIGTPPNALMAAYLSDSYQIEIGFATWMMIGVPLSLVMLAFAWFWLTKVTYKVDKEEINVDTKSLFTSQLKALGEMSRAEKGVFAVFILAAVCWIFRPLIGDVTGLNLSDTGIAIAAALLLFVLPAKSGSDERILDWESAAKVPWGILLLFGGGLSLAAQIKSSGLADYIANLLAGADAMGLVLGVLVVAALITFLTEITSNTATAAGFLPLLGPVAESITGSPLAWVIPAAIAASCAFMMPVATPPNAIVFGSGEIKIKDMIRAGFVLNLVAIGLITIVTLTLARSILGF; via the coding sequence ATGACAGAAGAGAATAAAAAAACGATAAATACGCAGCTGTTTCTGTGGCTTGGTCCCTTGGTAATGTTACTGATCTGTTTGGTTGAACCACCATCGGGTATGTCGGTTGAGGCTTGGAGAACCGCAGGCTTAGCGTTTTGGCTAGCTTCTTGGTGGATAACCGAAGCTGTGCCTATTCCGGCGGCTTCGTTATTACCCTTGGTTATTTCGCCTCTAGTCGGGATTGCATCTATTAAAGCAGTCGCTGCACCGTTTGCGCATCCTTTGATTTATCTATTTCTGGGTGGATTTTTGCTCTCAATCGCCATGGAAAGGTGGGGGCTGCATAAACGCATCGCGCTGAATACCATGTTGTTCGCTGGCACTAAACCGAGTATACAGATCTTAGCGATGATGGGCGTGACAGCATTTTTATCTATGTGGATGTCAAACACGGCAACGGCGGTCATGATGTTACCGATTGCACTTTCGGTTATTCACTTGGTAAAAGAGCAGGGTGGAGATAGCCAAAGCTTTGCTAAAGCGCTATTACTTTCTATCGCTTATGGAGCCAGTATTGGAGGTATTGCAACTTTAATTGGTACGCCACCAAATGCGTTAATGGCTGCGTATCTATCCGACAGTTATCAAATTGAGATTGGTTTTGCCACTTGGATGATGATTGGTGTGCCTTTGTCTTTGGTGATGCTGGCATTTGCTTGGTTCTGGTTGACCAAAGTGACTTACAAGGTCGATAAAGAAGAAATTAATGTTGATACTAAGTCGTTATTTACTTCCCAATTAAAAGCACTCGGTGAAATGTCTCGTGCGGAGAAAGGGGTTTTTGCGGTATTTATTTTAGCGGCAGTATGCTGGATCTTTAGACCGCTAATTGGCGATGTTACGGGTCTTAACTTGTCAGATACTGGCATTGCAATTGCCGCTGCACTGTTACTATTTGTTCTTCCTGCCAAGTCGGGAAGTGATGAACGTATTTTAGATTGGGAAAGCGCAGCTAAGGTGCCTTGGGGTATCTTGCTATTATTTGGCGGTGGTTTATCACTGGCGGCACAGATCAAATCTTCAGGACTTGCCGATTACATCGCTAACTTACTTGCGGGCGCGGATGCCATGGGCTTAGTGCTTGGAGTACTAGTTGTTGCAGCACTTATTACGTTCTTAACGGAAATTACCAGCAATACTGCAACGGCTGCAGGCTTTTTACCTTTACTTGGTCCTGTCGCTGAATCAATCACGGGTTCTCCTTTAGCTTGGGTTATTCCTGCTGCAATCGCGGCCAGTTGCGCCTTTATGATGCCTGTTGCAACACCACCAAATGCCATCGTATTTGGCTCGGGTGAGATCAAAATTAAAGACATGATCCGAGCAGGGTTTGTTTTGAACTTAGTCGCGATAGGGTTAATTACAATTGTTACCTTGACTTTGGCAAGGAGCATACTAGGGTTTTAA
- a CDS encoding flavin reductase family protein, translating to MKHFSSDDIKTLDERYRALMINSLSGFKSANLIGTVDDTGQENLSIVSSVFHLGASPALVGVIFRPHSVPRHTLENILATEKYTINQVNVQIYMAAHQTSARYEKNQSEFEQTGLTAEYLNAFPAPFVKESRLKYGLTLRDHQTIKLNDTELVIGEIETLHVDEIALLEDGYIDIESLDSVAISSLDGYHSTKRINRLEYAKPNKPTRIKLLG from the coding sequence ATGAAACACTTCTCAAGTGACGATATTAAAACCTTAGACGAGCGTTATCGCGCATTGATGATAAATTCGCTGTCGGGCTTCAAAAGCGCTAACTTAATTGGAACGGTTGATGACACAGGTCAAGAAAACTTGTCTATCGTCAGTTCAGTTTTCCACCTTGGTGCCAGCCCGGCGCTCGTGGGTGTGATTTTTAGGCCTCACAGCGTACCTAGGCACACACTGGAAAATATCTTAGCGACTGAAAAATACACCATTAACCAGGTTAACGTTCAAATTTATATGGCAGCCCATCAAACCTCAGCCAGATATGAAAAGAACCAATCTGAATTTGAACAGACGGGTTTAACCGCCGAGTATTTAAATGCTTTTCCTGCTCCTTTCGTCAAGGAAAGTAGATTAAAATACGGACTTACACTCAGAGATCACCAAACCATTAAACTCAACGATACTGAGCTAGTAATAGGCGAAATTGAGACGCTCCACGTTGATGAAATCGCTTTGCTCGAAGACGGTTATATTGATATCGAGTCACTCGACAGTGTTGCGATTTCGAGTTTAGATGGTTACCACAGTACCAAACGTATTAATCGTTTAGAATATGCTAAACCAAACAAGCCAACCAGAATTAAGTTACTTGGCTAA
- a CDS encoding SDR family NAD(P)-dependent oxidoreductase — MTNLAIIVIGASSAIARAFIKAQTKQSPNVKVITVSRQAKTAQQANNLHFQCDYSKAQIHQVASRILELGLTVKSVTIFNGLLHDEFDKFPEKKLEDICLEHSMALFNINTMIPMLWLQALLPAIKGKQPCIVTALSARVGSISDNRMGGWYSYRSSKAALNMMFKTAAVELARRAKNIKLVLFHPGTTDTPLSKPFQANVPDEKLFTPEFVANQLSGIIANSHPDGAVSYVDWQNKLIEW, encoded by the coding sequence ATGACTAATCTCGCCATCATAGTGATTGGTGCAAGCTCAGCGATTGCCCGTGCATTTATAAAAGCACAAACCAAACAAAGTCCCAACGTAAAAGTGATCACAGTGTCTAGGCAAGCTAAAACAGCTCAACAAGCTAATAACCTGCATTTTCAGTGTGATTATTCTAAAGCACAAATTCATCAAGTTGCGAGCCGTATTCTCGAGTTGGGCTTAACGGTAAAAAGCGTCACCATTTTTAATGGCTTACTCCATGACGAGTTTGATAAATTCCCAGAGAAAAAGCTTGAGGACATTTGTCTTGAACACAGCATGGCGCTGTTTAATATCAATACCATGATCCCCATGCTTTGGTTGCAAGCTTTACTGCCAGCCATAAAAGGTAAACAGCCATGCATAGTTACAGCACTCTCTGCCCGTGTTGGAAGTATTAGTGACAACCGGATGGGCGGCTGGTACAGCTACCGCAGCTCAAAGGCTGCGCTTAATATGATGTTTAAAACCGCAGCAGTCGAGCTCGCGCGTCGAGCAAAAAACATTAAGCTCGTTTTGTTCCATCCCGGCACTACAGACACGCCTCTTTCAAAACCTTTTCAAGCCAATGTCCCGGATGAAAAACTCTTTACGCCGGAATTTGTGGCAAATCAACTTAGTGGCATCATCGCAAATAGCCATCCTGATGGTGCGGTGAGCTATGTTGACTGGCAAAATAAATTAATTGAATGGTGA
- a CDS encoding coniferyl aldehyde dehydrogenase — translation MIEDNTSTLIATFTQLKSRFNQDPYPVLEKRLRLLTEIKSRMLQRQEQLVEAADQDFGTRSRFDTVIADIMPCINSIDYIAKHLRKWSKLQHRSPGAQWLPSKAKIEIVPKGVVGVIAPWNYPIQLAIVPVITALAAGNKVMLKLSEFTPKVNAVIRAIFKGLDNEVCVIEGGPDIASTFTEQPFDHLLFTGSTAVGKKVMAAAAKNLTPVTLELGGKSPVIVLDDADISAAAMSVLMGKLSNSGQICVAPDYVLVHEEKYDAFIAELKQHYEKTYKVKVGVKNQTSIINDRQFQRLNDIIIDAKSKGASVWQAEPARDNRQLPLHIITQVNKSMRVMQEELFGTILPILKISNLNDAISYIRADTTPLASYLFTQSQVAMNKVSKELATGTLAINETIVHVVVESLPFGGLGHSGMGQYHGEEGFYTFSHKKPILQSNNTKWRNKMLLSHSKLLTKPLEWFFLRKK, via the coding sequence ATGATTGAAGATAATACCAGCACCCTAATAGCTACATTTACTCAGTTAAAAAGTCGCTTTAACCAAGATCCTTACCCCGTGCTTGAAAAGCGTTTACGTCTATTAACTGAAATAAAATCACGTATGTTGCAGCGGCAAGAGCAATTAGTCGAGGCGGCAGATCAGGATTTTGGTACTCGGAGTCGATTCGATACCGTGATTGCAGACATCATGCCTTGCATCAATTCGATTGATTATATCGCGAAGCACCTGCGCAAATGGAGCAAATTGCAGCATCGTTCACCCGGTGCGCAGTGGCTACCATCTAAGGCAAAAATTGAGATTGTGCCAAAAGGAGTCGTGGGCGTGATAGCCCCATGGAATTATCCTATTCAGCTAGCGATTGTTCCCGTTATTACTGCCCTCGCTGCTGGAAACAAAGTCATGCTCAAGTTGAGCGAGTTCACTCCCAAGGTGAATGCGGTGATAAGAGCCATTTTTAAAGGATTGGACAACGAAGTGTGCGTCATTGAAGGTGGGCCTGATATTGCCTCAACGTTTACTGAACAGCCATTCGACCACTTGCTATTTACAGGCTCAACAGCAGTTGGCAAAAAGGTGATGGCAGCAGCGGCTAAAAATCTCACGCCGGTCACCTTAGAGTTAGGTGGTAAATCACCTGTTATTGTGCTTGATGACGCTGATATCAGCGCCGCAGCGATGAGCGTGTTAATGGGGAAGCTCTCCAATTCAGGTCAAATCTGTGTTGCACCAGATTATGTGTTAGTGCACGAAGAAAAATACGACGCATTTATTGCTGAGCTGAAACAGCACTACGAAAAAACATATAAAGTAAAAGTTGGTGTAAAAAACCAAACTTCAATCATTAACGACAGACAATTTCAGCGCTTAAACGACATTATTATTGATGCCAAAAGTAAAGGTGCGAGTGTATGGCAAGCTGAGCCAGCACGCGACAATCGTCAGCTCCCTTTGCATATCATTACCCAGGTCAACAAAAGCATGAGGGTGATGCAAGAGGAGTTATTTGGAACGATTTTGCCGATACTAAAAATATCCAACTTAAATGATGCGATTAGCTACATTAGAGCAGACACCACACCGCTTGCGAGTTATTTGTTTACGCAATCTCAGGTTGCCATGAATAAAGTGTCAAAGGAGCTCGCAACTGGGACTCTAGCGATCAACGAAACCATAGTGCACGTGGTTGTTGAGTCTTTACCCTTTGGTGGCCTAGGTCACTCTGGTATGGGTCAATATCATGGCGAAGAGGGCTTTTATACCTTCAGCCATAAAAAGCCCATTCTCCAATCCAATAATACCAAATGGCGCAACAAGATGTTGCTTAGCCATTCAAAGCTACTTACAAAGCCTTTAGAGTGGTTCTTTTTGAGGAAAAAGTAG